One genomic region from Anticarsia gemmatalis isolate Benzon Research Colony breed Stoneville strain chromosome 7, ilAntGemm2 primary, whole genome shotgun sequence encodes:
- the LOC142974066 gene encoding protein Loquacious-like, protein MKTAVTVLQEMMVKEGYMPQYECISQTGPQHQSLFEYRCMVLGEVAQAAARSKKEAKQEVARVMLQKLSAKGHSVPSPYGCVPMATSSMLEDEITPSSPADTRSYVALLKELCEEYRLTAVEYELVGDTGPPHLRHFTVRARIGKHERLATSTTKKNARQLAAEQLYTYLRANLARVTKDFDEQDALMRAHEKAMERYQEPNEEIQRRPDLGQQVANYHLGLVARLDKEVHERVVSLLNLEREREPHSPERVLGEVAKMLRIDMEFSELERREGTPLSVLELSGCAPELAFAATNRPAAARTALGYVRLAFDTQIDPEPYTDPALGLKSKCSSQPVSD, encoded by the exons ATGAAAACAGCTGTCACTGTGCTTCAGGAGATGATGGTGAAGGAGGGCTACATGCCGCAGTATGAATGCATATCTCAG aCAGGTCCCCAGCATCAGTCTTTATTTGAGTACCGATGTATGGTACTTGGCGAGGTGGCGCAGGCAGCTGCCCGCTCCAAGAAAGAAGCCAAACAAGAGGTGGCTCGTGTGATGCTGCAGAAACTGTCAGCTAAAGGACATTCAGTACCATCACCCTATGGATGTGTACCCATGGCGACTTCCTCAATGCTGGAGGATGAG ATTACACCTAGCTCACCGGCGGATACGCGCAGCTACGTGGCGCTGCTGAAGGAACTGTGCGAAGAGTACCGGCTGACGGCGGTGGAGTACGAGCTGGTGGGCGACACGGGGCCACCGCACCTGCGACACTTCACCGTCAGGGCGCGCATCGGCAAGCATGAGCGTCTCGCCACGTCCACCACCAAGAAGAACGCGCGACAGCTCGCCGCAGAACAATTATACACCTACCTACGAGCGAACCTCGCCCGGGTCACGAAGGACTTTGATGAG CAAGATGCATTGATGAGGGCCCATGAGAAGGCTATGGAGCGGTATCAAGAGCCCAACGAGGAGATCCAGCGCCGCCCCGATCTGGGCCAGCAGGTCGCGAACTACCACCTCGGCCTCGTCGCGCGACTTG ATAAGGAGGTGCATGAGCGCGTCGTGTCATTGCTGAATTTGGAGCGTGAGCGCGAGCCGCACTCTCCCGAGCGCGTTCTTGGCGAGGTGGCGAAGATGCTGCGTATCGACATGGAGTTCAGCGAGTTGGAGCGGCGGGAGGGTACTCCACTCAGCGTGCTGGAGCTGTCGGGCTGCGCGCCAGAACTCGCCTTCGCCGCTACCAACcggccggccgccgcccgcACCGCGCTCGGCTACGTACGGCTGGCGTTCGACACCCAAATTGACCCAGAGCCGTATACTGATCCCGCGCTCGGACTTAAATCGAAGTGCAGTAGCCAGCCTGTTAGCGATTGA
- the mre11 gene encoding double strand break repair nuclease mre11 has protein sequence MVAESEPGAWSSEDTLRVLIASDIHLGYLEKDAVRGEDSFIAFEEVLSQAVQYDVDLVLLGGDLFHEAKPSPSCMFKCTEIVRKYCFGDKPVSVELLSDQLTNFSRTVNYEDPNLNVSYPILSIHGNHDDPVGQDGISSLDILSTGGLVNYFGKWTDYTHVRISPVLLQKGETKLALYGLSHLKDQRLSRLFQEKKVEMLRDEQHDWFNLLVLHQNRAEDRGVGNYIKEEDLPKFLDLILWGHEHDCELIEMKGKQDKEHFRVVQPGSTVATSLAAGESRPKHSALLQIHKNNFILTPLALKTVRPFIFKTIVLSDEDLGEKNFEGVNESEKVQEFLKQKVHDAIAEAESQRSGDPKQPLLPLVRLSVFYEREDQTFNRIRFGQNFHGVVANSNDILLLKKERKARERREKGVKIEMTVADVTEDVADVEALLRAYYEGLPAERQLSSLPVRFMTEAVRDFTVKQNGEILSNALEAHRRRCIATLLESNTETEIEAITDRLAALRDEVDAADDAQLAAMRAAPAPDQDITELSSEDEALRVPDVEVTRGRGRGSRGGRGSRGRGRGRGRGKVELDPVVVITPVSTPVVTPERRTPRRTAAQKTNTWLQSIAAKRRRRDSSDIDDSD, from the coding sequence ATGGTGGCGGAAAGTGAACCCGGTGCATGGTCCTCAGAAGATACTCTCAGAGTTCTGATAGCTTCCGACATTCATTTAGGTTACTTGGAAAAGGATGCTGTCAGAGGAGAAGATAGTTTCATAGCATTTGAGGAGGTTTTGTCGCAGGCTGTCCAGTACGATGTGGACCTTGTGTTGCTCGGAGGAGACTTGTTTCACGAAGCTAAGCCGTCGCCGAGTTGTATGTTCAAATGCACTGAGATCGTACGAAAATACTGTTTCGGTGATAAGCCGGTAAGCGTCGAGCTTCTGTCTGACCAATTAACAAATTTCTCGCGAACCGTCAATTATGAAGATCCAAACTTGAACGTGTCCTATCCCATTCTATCTATTCATGGTAATCACGATGATCCTGTGGGGCAAGATGGAATAAGTTCTCTTGATATTCTGTCAACAGGAGGTCTTGTTAACTATTTTGGTAAATGGACAGATTACACGCATGTTCGCATTTCACCTGTGCTCTTACAGAAAGGTGAAACTAAGCTTGCACTCTATGGTTTGAGTCATTTGAAAGATCAACGCCTTTCAAGACTTTTTCAGGAGAAAAAGGTGGAAATGTTACGTGATGAGCAACATGACTGGTTCAATCTGCTTGTGTTGCATCAGAACAGAGCTGAAGACAGAGGAGTTGGAAACTATATTAAAGAGGAAGATTTGCCTAAATTTCTGGATTTAATTTTGTGGGGCCATGAACATGATTGTGAACTAATAGAAATGAAAGGTAAACAGGATAAGGAACATTTCCGTGTAGTACAGCCAGGCAGTACAGTGGCTACTTCTTTAGCAGCAGGTGAATCTCGTCCCAAACATAGTGCTTTGCTgcaaatacacaaaaataattttatactcaCACCTCTGGCCTTAAAAACTGTTCGGCCTTTTATATTTAAGACTATTGTATTATCTGATGAAGACCTTGGAGAAAAGAACTTTGAAGGGGTTAATGAAAGTGAGAAGGTTCAAGAATTTCTAAAGCAAAAGGTGCATGATGCTATAGCAGAAGCCGAAAGTCAACGGAGTGGTGATCCTAAGCAGCCATTACTTCCTCTAGTTAGATTAAGTGTCTTTTATGAAAGAGAAGATCAAACTTTTAACAGAATAAGATTTGGTCAGAATTTCCATGGTGTAGTTGCTAATTCAAATGATAttcttttattgaaaaaagaaagaaaggcAAGAGAACGCCGTGAAAAAGGTGTTAAAATTGAAATGACTGTAGCTGATGTTACTGAAGATGTGGCTGATGTTGAAGCTCTGTTACGTGCTTATTATGAAGGACTGCCGGCGGAACGTCAGCTGTCTTCTCTTCCTGTACGCTTTATGACTGAAGCAGTTCGTGATTTCACAGTAAAACAAAATGGAGAGATTTTATCAAATGCTTTGGAGGCACACAGAAGGCGTTGCATTGCGACATTGTTAGAGTCCAACACTGAGACAGAAATTGAAGCGATTACGGATCGTCTTGCCGCATTACGTGATGAGGTAGATGCCGCTGATGATGCACAACTGGCTGCTATGCGAGCAGCGCCTGCACCTGACCAAGATATAACTGAGCTCTCCAGTGAAGATGAAGCATTGCGAGTACCGGATGTAGAAGTAACACGTGGAAGAGGGCGAGGCTCACGCGGCGGTAGAGGTTCACGAGGCCGTGGCCGTGGACGAGGTCGTGGCAAGGTAGAGCTGGACCCAGTGGTGGTGATCACGCCGGTGTCCACGCCTGTGGTTACGCCGGAGCGCCGCACACCGCGACGCACGGCCGCTCAGAAGACTAACACCTGGCTGCAGAGCATAGCAGCCAAGCGCCGTCGCCGGGACTCTTCTGACATTGATGACTCGGATTAA